AAATGGCGAAGCAAGGTCTTCAATTAAGATGGTCCGAGATCCGCTATGTTCCTGTAGCCTGCCCTTTAAGAAAACTACCTGCTGAGTAAATACCGCTTTGGCACACTTCCCCTGGCTTTCAGGAGGGATCACCAGGTCTATGAGCCCGGTTTCGTCTTCAAGAGTTACGAATATAATGCGTTTTCCGGATCTCACCGGAGGAGTATGAACCAGTATTACCAAGCCTGCGACCTTGACCCTTGTTTGCGGGGGAAGTTTTTTTATTTCACTGGCTGTTACAAATTTTTGGGCCCTTAGTTGAGGTCTTAAAGCTTCAAGAGGATGCGCTCGAACAAAAACCTTAAGGGCACCATCTTTCATGATAGCTTCTTCAATAGGAAGTTTCGGCCTAAGCCACTTCTTTTTCAGCGGCATTAAGCCCCTCCAGTGCACCACAAAGGAAAAGGTTTTTCAGAATAAGCTTTGATAAAGAGACTCTTGCCAGCAAGTTTTCAATACTCGTGTAAGTCCCGCCTTTTTCTCTTTCCAGAACGATCCTTTCTGCGGTTCTGGGGCCAAGGAGTCTTACCTCTGTGAGCGGTACCCTTATGCCATCCCTTTCAGGCAGATATTCAAGACCACTAGAATTAACATGGGGAGGATACACGGGAATTCCTTTGCGGCGGGCTTCGTTTAGAATGACAAAATGCGGATAGGACCCCACGGGTCCGGCATTCAACAGGCCAATGTAAAACTCCCGGGGATAGTGGGCCTTAAGATAAGCGCTCTGGTAGGTAATGTGGGCAAAAGAAGCGGCGTGGGCCTTACAAAATCCATAGGCAGCAAAGGATGCTACCATCTCAAAAACACGTTCAGCAACTGCTTGAGAATAGCCTTTTTTTAGGGCCCCTGATATGAATTTGTCTTTTATTTTGGCCATCTCTTCGGGGCTTCGGTCTTTGGTCATGGCCCTGCGGAAGGCATCAGCTTCTGCATAGCTCATTCCGGCAAAGTGATGGGCTATCTCAAGGACTTGCTCCTGAAAGAGAATTACCCCGTAGGTCTCTTCAAGGATTGGCTTGAGATCAGGGTAGGGATAAATGACTCTTGTTTTACCATTTCTTCGGCGCACGTAGGGATTTACCATGTCG
The Thermodesulfatator atlanticus DSM 21156 genome window above contains:
- a CDS encoding OB-fold nucleic acid binding domain-containing protein, yielding MPLKKKWLRPKLPIEEAIMKDGALKVFVRAHPLEALRPQLRAQKFVTASEIKKLPPQTRVKVAGLVILVHTPPVRSGKRIIFVTLEDETGLIDLVIPPESQGKCAKAVFTQQVVFLKGRLQEHSGSRTILIEDLASPF